Genomic segment of uncultured Tolumonas sp.:
GACGTGTCAGCAAGAGGAATATCCATAAGATGCGCGCAGAATTTGTTAATCCGTTTCTGTTATCGTTAATGAATGTGATGAGCACTATGGCTCAACTCGAACTAAAACCGGGAGCCCCTCGGAAAAAGAGTGATGATGTCGCCAGAGGTGATGTTTCCGGCTTGATCGGCATGGTAGGCCCACAAACTAAGGGCTCATTTTCCATTACGTTTGATAAAGCTTTAGCTCTCGAAGTTATGCGCAGAATGCTTGGTGAGGCACCGAGTACTATCAATGAAGAAGTAACCGACATGGTGGGTGAAATTACCAACATGGTAACAGGTGGCGCCAAGCGTATTCTGGGTGAAAAAGGCTATGATTTTGATATGGCCACACCAATTGTGGTTTCTGGTGCTAACCACACCATCAGCCACAAAGGTAATGCACCGAAGATCCTGATGCCGTTTGAATGTGAATTCGGTAACGCGACTATTGAGATCTGTTTTGAGTGATTTTTCGCTGACAGCGACAGAGGATGTTGTATGTTTTCAAAACTGTTCTTTTGGGCATTCGTAGCCTTCATTGCCATGTTGGTCTGCTCCAAGATTAATCTGGAGACCTCTATCTACAAAGAGGAACAAAACAGCCTGGAAATCATCTTTCCACAGTGGAAAACTGAACAGCCTTGGTTTTACTTCTACTGGACACCGGGCACAGTGAAATGGCAGCAAGATCCGGTTGAAGAAAAAGCGGATGAATCAACACCAAGCCTGCCAGCACTTTAATCTCGCTTTCATGCTAATAAAAACGCCGACTTAATTTGTCGGCGTTTTTATTAGGTCATTTGTATTCC
This window contains:
- a CDS encoding chemotaxis protein CheX, which produces MRAEFVNPFLLSLMNVMSTMAQLELKPGAPRKKSDDVARGDVSGLIGMVGPQTKGSFSITFDKALALEVMRRMLGEAPSTINEEVTDMVGEITNMVTGGAKRILGEKGYDFDMATPIVVSGANHTISHKGNAPKILMPFECEFGNATIEICFE